The Candidatus Caldatribacterium sp. genome includes the window GATGGGGTTAGCTTCTTCATTAAAGAGGGGGAGACCTTGGGATTGGTGGGGGAGAGTGGCTGTGGCAAGACTACCTTGGGAAGATGCGTTTTAAGGTTAATAGAGCCTACCGAAGGTGAGGTTTGGTTTAGAAAAAGCAGCGGTGAAAAAGTGGAATTGACGAAGTTAGACCTGGAAACACTTAAGGAACTGAGGCGGGAGATGAGGATGATATTTCAGGATCCCTACTCCTCCCTTGATCCGAGGCTGACGGTGATGGAGATCGTGGGAGAACCTATGAAAATTCATGGCATGGCCAAGGGTAGGGATTTGGAGGAAAAGGTAAAGATGCTCCTTGAACTTGTGGGGTTAAAAGCGCAGCACATGAGAAGGTACGCCTATGAGTTTAGTGGTGGTCAAAGACAGAGAATAGGCATTGCGCGAGCCTTAGCTTCTAATCCGAGGCTTATCGTAGCTGATGAACCTGTTTCTGCCTTAGATGTCTCTGTTCAGGCACAGGTGCTGAACCTTCTTAAAGA containing:
- a CDS encoding ATP-binding cassette domain-containing protein; amino-acid sequence: DGVSFFIKEGETLGLVGESGCGKTTLGRCVLRLIEPTEGEVWFRKSSGEKVELTKLDLETLKELRREMRMIFQDPYSSLDPRLTVMEIVGEPMKIHGMAKGRDLEEKVKMLLELVGLKAQHMRRYAYEFSGGQRQRIGIARALASNPRLIVADEPVSALDVSVQAQVLNLLKDLQRELRLTYLFISHDLSVVQYVSDRVAVMYLGKLVEVGDATAIYVTPKHPYTEALLSAVPKVDPRRKLSRILLGGDVPSPICSPPGCKFHPRCRYADKICREEEPVLREVDTHHYVACHFAEQLCLKGVEGG